The following are encoded in a window of Ruminiclostridium herbifermentans genomic DNA:
- a CDS encoding phosphoadenosine phosphosulfate reductase family protein — translation MKTNKKIEYKSKVYTDRPTYADFESPRKFEAIKSIIAKRLIEHPNAICSYSGGSDSDIMLHLIETVRQTFNLPPVQYCFFNTGLEMEAIKRHVRNMEKLYGITITEHRPKKNIVLATREHGLPFVSKIMSAGLEGVQKKNIPLTIADEYANAEDKAAKRAELKARYPGCETTINFLCGCNSAGEPRPDIQLVINSSKYMLDFIKENPIPFKVSNKCCDYCKKHVAHAVQKDFDMVITGESRDEGGMRSVPRKDNTSMCFSETAGGQYRLRPLYYVSDADKQWYKDFHKIKYSDAYEVYGLKRTGCCGCSISAKAIEDLEKIRPFEPNLVKAAWKVFGDSYRYRQQYNDYKKKRNTEEKNLILSEQMNLI, via the coding sequence ATGAAAACAAACAAGAAGATTGAATACAAAAGCAAAGTATACACCGACAGACCTACATATGCAGATTTTGAATCACCGCGCAAATTTGAGGCAATTAAAAGCATCATAGCAAAAAGGCTGATAGAGCATCCGAATGCAATATGTTCTTATTCAGGAGGCAGCGATAGTGACATCATGCTTCACTTGATTGAGACAGTACGTCAAACATTTAATCTTCCACCTGTCCAATACTGCTTTTTTAACACAGGGCTTGAAATGGAGGCAATTAAGCGCCATGTTCGTAACATGGAAAAGCTTTACGGTATAACAATCACCGAACACAGACCTAAAAAAAATATCGTTCTGGCTACAAGGGAACATGGGCTACCGTTCGTTTCAAAGATTATGTCGGCTGGGTTGGAGGGGGTGCAAAAGAAAAACATTCCGTTGACAATAGCTGATGAATACGCAAATGCAGAAGATAAAGCAGCTAAGCGGGCAGAACTAAAAGCAAGATACCCTGGGTGTGAAACAACAATTAACTTTTTGTGCGGATGTAATTCCGCAGGAGAGCCACGACCTGACATCCAACTTGTCATAAACTCCTCAAAATATATGCTTGACTTTATTAAAGAAAATCCAATCCCTTTTAAAGTAAGCAACAAGTGCTGTGACTACTGCAAAAAACATGTAGCCCACGCAGTGCAAAAGGACTTTGACATGGTAATCACAGGTGAGAGCAGAGATGAAGGAGGCATGAGGTCTGTTCCACGCAAAGACAATACATCTATGTGCTTCTCAGAAACGGCAGGAGGTCAATATAGATTAAGACCCTTATACTATGTGTCGGACGCAGACAAGCAGTGGTACAAGGACTTTCACAAAATTAAATATTCAGATGCATATGAGGTGTATGGGCTGAAACGAACAGGTTGTTGTGGTTGTTCTATTTCTGCTAAGGCGATAGAGGACTTAGAAAAAATACGTCCTTTTGAACCAAATCTAGTAAAGGCTGCATGGAAAGTTTTTGGAGACAGCTACAGGTATCGTCAGCAGTATAACGATTATAAGAAAAAAAGGAACACCGAAGAGAAAAATCTTATTTTGTCAGAGCAAATGAATCTGATTTAA
- a CDS encoding sigma factor-like helix-turn-helix DNA-binding protein, whose product MSMTKEELTRFTKIESEIEQIKNEIKKLEPEYTKDSVTGSQPTYPYIAHQIKIEGYDYNSYFRKIRRIENRLNTKLNELLDTKDKITEYIYNDITDSELRQILIYKYINGKKTREIAEEMGWTSRTIERRLKKWSDSLSVNVAKK is encoded by the coding sequence ATGAGTATGACTAAAGAAGAATTAACACGATTTACAAAAATCGAGAGTGAGATAGAGCAAATAAAGAATGAAATTAAGAAATTAGAGCCGGAATATACAAAAGATTCTGTAACAGGCTCACAACCAACATATCCATACATTGCACATCAAATAAAAATTGAGGGATATGATTATAATAGCTATTTTCGAAAAATTAGAAGGATAGAAAATAGGCTTAATACAAAGCTCAATGAGCTTTTAGATACTAAAGATAAAATTACTGAGTACATATACAATGATATTACTGATAGTGAATTAAGGCAGATACTTATATATAAATATATAAATGGAAAAAAGACTAGAGAGATTGCAGAAGAAATGGGATGGACAAGCAGAACAATTGAAAGAAGGCTTAAGAAGTGGAGTGACAGTTTGTCGGTGAATGTCGCGAAAAAGTAA
- a CDS encoding site-specific integrase, whose amino-acid sequence MRTVEPIRDIELIRQIANDLKEKNIRDYIMFLFGIYSGLRISDILKLRVKDVRNKEYITLYEQKTGKEKRFLIHPDIKPEIKKYTENMKDYEYLFASRQGTNKPISRARAYDILKEVAKQYNIDSLGTHSMRKTFGFLLYQQTKDIVIVKELFNHSDIGTTLRYIGVIQETKDQAVKKLRILNLTKGKK is encoded by the coding sequence ATGAGAACAGTTGAGCCTATTAGAGATATAGAACTTATACGTCAGATTGCAAATGATCTTAAAGAAAAAAATATTAGGGATTACATAATGTTTTTATTTGGGATATATAGTGGACTACGAATATCTGATATATTGAAACTTAGAGTAAAAGATGTTAGAAATAAAGAATATATTACACTTTATGAGCAAAAAACAGGCAAAGAAAAAAGATTCCTAATTCATCCAGATATTAAGCCAGAAATAAAAAAATATACTGAAAATATGAAAGATTATGAATATTTATTTGCTTCTCGTCAAGGAACAAACAAACCGATTAGCAGAGCTAGAGCATATGATATACTAAAAGAAGTTGCTAAACAATATAACATTGATTCTCTTGGAACTCATTCCATGAGAAAAACATTTGGATTTCTTTTATATCAGCAAACAAAAGACATTGTAATTGTCAAAGAGTTATTTAATCATTCTGATATAGGGACAACATTAAGATATATTGGGGTAATTCAGGAAACTAAAGACCAAGCGGTTAAAAAATTGAGAATACTAAATTTGACAAAGGGGAAAAAGTGA
- a CDS encoding phage terminase large subunit family protein codes for MHLNNYQLMEYTRPRRKRKKKHEWSEWLDKALKILKPPERLTVSQWADKHRILDAKTSAEPGKWDTSKTPYLQGVMDAFNNPDIEEIIFVKPTQVGGTEGLNNIIGYIIAQDPSPTLIVYPTLDLAEYTSKNRIQPMVNLCPEIKNRYQEQESKMLELQFDGMYVVLSGANSPASLASRPIRYLLMDEVDKFPASAGKEAEPRSLARERTKTFAHNKKIFQTSTPTKKFGAIWQEWENADSQFKFYVPCPYCGHYQIFRFKQIKWEKSASPEESAASAYYECEKCRGVITDAHKQAMVRAGEWRTEKSNGTKKTAFHINAIYSRWVRFGDVVYTFLTSKDTPELLMNFVNSWLAEPWENTEVKMNSDIVLKRQSGVPENEVPLGTILLTGGVDVQKDYFYFTIRAWGERLTSWNIAHGRAETWDDIETIMNSVFYDTNGNTYQVNLCGIDSGARTDEVYEFCAVNQEWAVPMKGSSTPLVSRYKISTIDKSDSKAFGMRLYIVDGGQYKDMIAGRLKRENGYGSWMVYEGCDIDYAEQICSEEKTIEKKGGRDVEVWRPKGSHTANHYLDCEVYAGCAADLLHIRYLQEQQFETETQQVKSNPQEDSGGFIKSNSSWINDKGGWIK; via the coding sequence ATGCACTTGAACAATTATCAATTGATGGAGTATACACGGCCACGAAGAAAAAGAAAGAAAAAACATGAGTGGTCAGAATGGCTTGATAAAGCTTTAAAAATATTAAAACCTCCTGAAAGATTGACTGTTTCACAGTGGGCTGATAAGCATAGAATACTAGATGCCAAAACATCAGCAGAACCTGGTAAATGGGATACATCAAAAACACCATATTTGCAAGGAGTAATGGATGCGTTCAATAATCCAGATATAGAAGAAATTATTTTTGTTAAGCCTACACAGGTAGGAGGAACAGAAGGCCTAAACAATATTATTGGATATATAATAGCTCAGGATCCAAGCCCAACATTGATTGTGTATCCAACTTTAGATCTTGCAGAATATACAAGTAAAAATCGAATACAGCCAATGGTTAACTTATGTCCAGAAATTAAAAACAGGTATCAAGAACAAGAAAGTAAAATGCTTGAACTGCAATTTGATGGAATGTATGTTGTTCTGTCAGGTGCAAATAGCCCAGCTTCTCTTGCATCAAGACCAATACGATATTTACTGATGGATGAAGTTGATAAGTTTCCAGCGAGTGCAGGAAAAGAGGCAGAACCTAGAAGTTTGGCAAGGGAGAGAACAAAAACTTTTGCTCATAATAAAAAGATATTTCAAACTTCAACCCCAACAAAAAAGTTTGGAGCTATATGGCAGGAGTGGGAGAATGCTGATAGTCAATTTAAATTTTACGTCCCATGCCCTTATTGTGGACACTATCAAATATTTAGATTTAAACAAATAAAATGGGAAAAGTCAGCTTCACCAGAAGAGTCGGCAGCTTCTGCATATTATGAATGTGAGAAATGTAGAGGAGTGATTACTGATGCACATAAACAAGCGATGGTAAGAGCTGGTGAATGGAGAACAGAAAAGAGTAATGGTACAAAAAAAACAGCTTTTCATATAAATGCGATTTATTCACGCTGGGTTAGGTTTGGAGATGTTGTATATACATTCTTGACTTCTAAAGATACTCCAGAACTATTGATGAACTTCGTAAATTCATGGCTTGCAGAACCTTGGGAAAACACAGAGGTAAAAATGAATTCTGATATAGTTTTGAAAAGACAATCAGGAGTACCTGAAAACGAAGTACCTTTAGGAACTATTCTATTAACAGGTGGGGTTGATGTTCAGAAGGATTATTTCTATTTTACTATTAGAGCTTGGGGAGAGCGATTGACAAGCTGGAATATTGCACATGGACGAGCTGAAACATGGGATGATATAGAAACTATAATGAATTCTGTATTTTACGATACCAATGGAAATACTTATCAAGTCAATTTATGTGGAATAGACTCAGGTGCAAGGACTGATGAGGTTTATGAATTCTGTGCAGTCAATCAAGAATGGGCTGTGCCGATGAAGGGTTCATCTACACCGCTGGTATCCAGATATAAGATAAGTACCATTGATAAGTCTGACAGCAAAGCTTTTGGAATGCGTTTGTATATAGTAGATGGTGGACAATATAAAGATATGATAGCCGGAAGACTTAAAAGGGAAAACGGATACGGAAGCTGGATGGTATATGAAGGGTGTGATATTGATTATGCTGAGCAAATATGCTCAGAGGAAAAAACAATTGAAAAAAAAGGTGGAAGAGATGTAGAGGTTTGGAGACCTAAAGGTTCACATACTGCAAATCACTACTTAGATTGTGAAGTTTATGCAGGATGTGCAGCTGATTTACTCCATATTAGATATCTACAGGAACAACAATTTGAAACAGAAACACAACAAGTTAAATCAAACCCACAGGAGGATTCCGGTGGGTTTATTAAATCTAATAGTAGCTGGATAAATGACAAAGGCGGGTGGATAAAGTGA
- a CDS encoding peptidylprolyl isomerase, with amino-acid sequence MTVDEQLNQINTAIAAIENGAQEYRIGSKQIRRADLNTLYQERRKLTQQLYEQNENSTYVAVFDRR; translated from the coding sequence GTGACAGTAGATGAACAGCTTAATCAAATTAATACTGCAATAGCAGCAATAGAAAATGGAGCTCAGGAATATAGAATTGGATCTAAACAAATAAGACGCGCGGATTTAAATACTCTATATCAAGAAAGAAGAAAGTTGACACAACAGCTTTATGAGCAAAATGAAAATAGTACATATGTTGCAGTATTCGATAGAAGATAA
- a CDS encoding phage portal protein produces MNFIDKTIAAFSPSWAYKRGEWREALKHRFYDSGSNDRLNHGWTAVNTMAEQTDQGSRDIIRARARDLERNSDISESIIGAFERNVIGTGMQVQAKVLKPDGSDNDELNTQIEELWKEWCKARNCDVTGTQTFLEMQQMAIRRLIVDGAVIFIKAYTSDGIVPFSLQAREIDELDTSMSNASGVGGNKIISGIELNRYNKPVAYWFKKYTPEGFWNGETERIEAKNVIYAWKKTRPSQIREISSMSKTIRRVRDVNEFVEAISVKERILACLSVFITKVSPGTGIGRGTNSIDSKSGYKSKTISPGMIQELQPGETVSAVNPSGQSSNAKDFISTQQRLAGSGQGLSYEAVSRDMSQVNYSSARQGLLEDQRSYAMWQQFIIDHICDEVYTEFLISAVLSKQLDIKDFWQNKKKYMRHEWVSPGWSWIDPLKEVKANETALNTGQDTLARICAERGQDWRDVLKQRAAEEAYKKELALKQSNADNNSESEKEKENKIEKNLAKEDDNKSNSQSKIESEKTEEANEDKPKETTEKEEIILNGAQISSLLEIVQAVNNNTLTYDSAVALIVYSFPFTEEQAKEILGIKKDGGGNSAKNEETETGASNEEDS; encoded by the coding sequence TTGAATTTTATTGATAAAACAATAGCTGCTTTTAGTCCTTCTTGGGCATATAAAAGAGGCGAATGGAGAGAAGCACTTAAACATAGATTTTATGATTCGGGTAGTAATGACAGATTAAATCATGGATGGACTGCTGTAAATACTATGGCTGAGCAGACAGACCAAGGCAGTAGAGATATAATCCGGGCAAGAGCTAGAGATTTAGAGCGAAACTCTGATATTTCTGAAAGCATAATCGGAGCATTTGAGAGAAATGTTATTGGAACTGGAATGCAAGTTCAAGCTAAAGTCCTTAAACCAGATGGCAGTGATAATGATGAACTGAATACGCAAATTGAGGAATTGTGGAAAGAATGGTGCAAAGCGAGAAACTGTGATGTGACAGGAACTCAAACTTTTTTAGAGATGCAACAAATGGCCATTAGAAGGCTTATTGTTGATGGTGCTGTTATTTTTATAAAGGCTTATACATCTGATGGTATAGTTCCATTCAGTTTACAGGCACGAGAAATTGATGAACTTGATACATCAATGTCAAATGCTTCGGGCGTAGGTGGTAATAAAATAATTAGTGGAATTGAACTAAACAGATATAATAAGCCAGTTGCATACTGGTTTAAAAAATATACTCCTGAAGGTTTTTGGAACGGAGAGACAGAGCGGATTGAGGCTAAAAATGTTATTTATGCATGGAAAAAAACAAGACCTTCACAAATAAGAGAAATATCATCAATGTCTAAAACTATTCGTAGGGTTAGGGATGTTAATGAATTTGTGGAAGCAATTTCAGTAAAGGAACGTATACTTGCCTGTTTATCAGTGTTTATAACTAAAGTATCGCCAGGAACGGGAATTGGAAGAGGGACAAACAGTATTGACTCTAAAAGCGGATATAAATCAAAAACAATATCACCTGGTATGATTCAAGAATTACAGCCTGGTGAAACTGTATCTGCAGTTAATCCTTCAGGACAATCAAGTAATGCTAAAGATTTTATTTCTACACAGCAAAGGCTTGCAGGTTCAGGACAGGGTTTATCATATGAAGCAGTTTCAAGAGATATGTCACAGGTGAATTATAGCAGTGCAAGACAAGGACTACTTGAAGACCAACGCTCATATGCAATGTGGCAGCAATTTATTATAGACCATATATGTGACGAGGTTTATACTGAATTTCTTATTTCAGCAGTACTCTCTAAACAGTTAGATATTAAAGATTTTTGGCAGAACAAGAAAAAATATATGCGTCATGAGTGGGTATCTCCGGGATGGAGCTGGATAGATCCTCTAAAAGAGGTTAAAGCAAATGAAACGGCACTTAATACAGGACAAGATACTCTTGCACGCATATGTGCTGAGAGAGGACAGGATTGGAGAGACGTTCTGAAACAAAGAGCTGCAGAAGAGGCATATAAAAAAGAACTGGCACTAAAACAATCAAATGCAGACAATAATTCAGAGAGTGAAAAAGAAAAAGAGAATAAAATAGAGAAAAATTTAGCTAAAGAAGATGACAATAAAAGCAATTCTCAGAGCAAAATTGAGAGCGAAAAGACAGAAGAAGCTAACGAAGACAAGCCCAAGGAAACTACTGAGAAAGAAGAGATTATTCTTAATGGAGCCCAAATTAGTAGCTTACTTGAAATTGTACAAGCTGTAAATAATAACACATTAACTTATGATTCTGCAGTTGCTTTAATTGTTTATTCATTTCCGTTTACAGAAGAACAAGCAAAAGAAATTCTAGGAATCAAAAAAGATGGAGGTGGTAACAGTGCCAAAAACGAAGAAACCGAAACCGGGGCTTCAAATGAAGAGGACAGTTGA
- a CDS encoding prohead protease/major capsid protein fusion protein, whose protein sequence is MPKTKKPKPGLQMKRTVDIAIREIKDEERRVRISFSSEQPVRRWFGQEILCHDAGSIDMTRINTIGVALWNHNKDVVIGRIENAVCNDAEKKTYADIIFDTDEESERIYQKVKSGTLKGVSVGYSVDVWEEVAPNKLSSNGRFVGPCEVATRWSPYEISIVSVPADDSVGVGRDFFESESAYGRNDNTNMEDDENMRRKRNSPMFAPDEGGGAGTHEQSATREQPQGSEDLQRAIQMERQRVSDITALCREFEVSPDEYVREGFSMDQVRAKVLESLKEQRTPKNASREINIEVTKEEADKVREAASDGLILRAGMSVEKPAEGARDFRGMTLRDIAIDCLQRSGVVNAHRWDSERLFREALSPDGQFASIMSNTVNKSMATAYKAQNTTYQVWTKKGSNPDFKAATVYQISEAGDLEKMTQSGEFKMDEMSDNGVTKALATFGKKFGISRQAFINDDIGVLTKIPEAYVRAAGRGINTLVYKMIGSNPTIYDGVTLFHANHKNIGTPGTIGTATVGEARKLMRKQKNIRGKETLNIAPKFLITPAEKETEAAQFLNSIADPSGNNSGVANVFRNSLNLVVDAELDTYSISAYYFAADPGDIDTIEVTYLNGDDMPKLESRIGFDFLGMEWRIYIDYGVNILDYRGLSKNAGQ, encoded by the coding sequence GTGCCAAAAACGAAGAAACCGAAACCGGGGCTTCAAATGAAGAGGACAGTTGATATAGCCATTAGAGAAATAAAAGATGAAGAAAGGCGCGTAAGAATATCTTTTTCAAGCGAACAGCCAGTACGTAGATGGTTTGGTCAAGAAATACTTTGTCATGATGCTGGTAGTATTGATATGACTAGAATCAATACAATCGGAGTAGCTTTATGGAATCATAACAAGGACGTTGTAATAGGTAGAATTGAAAATGCAGTATGTAACGATGCTGAAAAGAAAACTTATGCAGATATTATTTTCGATACTGATGAGGAATCAGAAAGAATCTATCAGAAAGTAAAAAGCGGAACGCTTAAAGGTGTCTCAGTAGGCTACTCTGTTGATGTATGGGAAGAGGTTGCACCTAATAAATTATCAAGTAATGGAAGGTTTGTTGGTCCATGCGAAGTGGCTACTAGATGGTCACCTTATGAAATATCAATTGTATCAGTACCTGCGGATGATTCTGTAGGTGTAGGAAGAGATTTTTTTGAATCTGAATCGGCTTATGGCCGTAATGATAATACCAATATGGAGGATGATGAGAACATGAGAAGAAAAAGAAATTCACCAATGTTTGCACCAGATGAAGGGGGTGGCGCAGGAACACATGAACAAAGTGCTACTAGAGAACAACCGCAAGGAAGTGAAGACTTGCAAAGAGCTATTCAAATGGAAAGGCAAAGAGTTTCTGACATAACAGCACTTTGCAGGGAGTTTGAAGTTTCACCAGATGAATATGTTCGAGAAGGTTTTTCAATGGATCAAGTTAGAGCTAAAGTACTTGAATCGTTAAAAGAACAAAGGACTCCTAAAAATGCTTCAAGAGAAATTAATATTGAAGTAACAAAAGAAGAGGCTGATAAAGTAAGAGAAGCTGCATCTGATGGTCTTATATTAAGAGCAGGAATGTCAGTTGAAAAGCCAGCAGAAGGTGCAAGGGATTTTAGAGGAATGACATTAAGGGATATTGCAATAGACTGTTTGCAAAGAAGTGGAGTAGTTAATGCACACCGTTGGGACAGCGAACGATTATTTAGAGAAGCTCTTAGTCCGGATGGACAATTTGCTTCTATAATGTCAAACACTGTTAACAAAAGTATGGCAACTGCATATAAAGCTCAAAATACTACATATCAGGTATGGACAAAGAAGGGTAGCAATCCCGATTTTAAAGCAGCAACAGTATATCAGATTTCAGAAGCTGGAGATCTTGAAAAAATGACTCAATCGGGTGAGTTTAAAATGGATGAAATGTCTGATAATGGTGTTACAAAAGCACTTGCTACATTTGGTAAGAAATTTGGTATCAGCAGACAGGCATTTATAAATGATGATATCGGAGTACTCACCAAAATACCTGAAGCATATGTAAGAGCAGCAGGAAGAGGAATAAATACTTTAGTTTACAAAATGATTGGTAGTAATCCAACTATCTATGATGGAGTAACATTGTTCCATGCTAATCATAAAAATATTGGAACACCTGGGACTATTGGAACAGCTACAGTGGGTGAAGCAAGAAAGCTTATGAGAAAGCAAAAAAATATAAGAGGAAAAGAAACATTAAACATTGCACCTAAATTCCTTATTACACCTGCAGAAAAAGAGACAGAGGCAGCACAGTTCTTAAATTCCATTGCTGATCCTAGCGGTAATAACTCAGGAGTTGCAAATGTATTTAGAAATTCACTAAATCTTGTTGTTGATGCTGAACTTGATACATATAGCATATCAGCTTATTATTTCGCAGCAGATCCAGGAGATATTGATACAATTGAAGTAACATATTTGAATGGTGATGATATGCCAAAACTTGAAAGCAGAATTGGATTTGACTTCCTCGGTATGGAATGGAGAATTTACATAGATTATGGTGTAAATATACTTGATTACAGAGGACTCTCTAAGAATGCCGGGCAGTAA
- a CDS encoding DUF2190 family protein: MAKGTFIQKGERIDYTNSTSGAIGYKDIIPLVTRIGIAQEDIAIGATGTVAVTGVIELPADNTAAFAVGEQLYWDSTNNKLTKTANSNIPAGWCTEPKATSSVTAKLKIG; encoded by the coding sequence ATGGCCAAAGGAACATTTATTCAAAAAGGTGAAAGAATTGATTATACCAATAGTACTTCAGGTGCTATTGGATACAAGGATATTATACCTTTAGTTACTAGAATAGGAATTGCTCAAGAGGATATAGCAATTGGAGCAACTGGAACGGTGGCAGTGACGGGTGTTATTGAATTGCCTGCAGATAATACAGCTGCTTTTGCAGTAGGAGAACAGCTATATTGGGATAGTACAAATAATAAGCTTACAAAAACAGCTAATAGTAATATTCCTGCCGGGTGGTGTACAGAACCAAAAGCAACTTCAAGCGTAACGGCAAAATTAAAAATAGGATAG